The segment GTGCAGCCGAACGCTTTTTATCCGAATTGCAAACAGAAAACATACTCGATAAAGTAACCCGTGTCAAAGTTGATTTGTATGGTTCACTTTCCTTAACGGGAAAAGGTCATGCCACAGATTTGGCCATTATGCTTGGACTTAGCGGACAAGATCCTGAGTATATTCCGGTTCAGGACATTGACGGAATTATCAAAAATATCGAGACTAAAAACGAAATCAACTTAGCGAACAAAATCGTTATTCCATTCTATTTTCTGCAGGACATTGTTTTCAATAAAAACTTTCTTCCTTTTCATGCCAATGGATTGACTTTTTCTGCTTATTTGAATGACGATAAAGAATATGTTTCCACCTTCTACTCTATCGGTGGCGGATTTGTGGTAAAAGAAGAACGTGTAAATGCCAAAAAGAAAATGGAAATCAAATGTGCTTTTCCGTTTCCGATTCAAAACGCCGAAGAATTACTTCAATATACAATTACACAAAACAAATCGATTTCTGAAATCGTATACGAAAACGAAAAATCAATGCGTCCCGAAGCAGAAATTCATCACGAATTAATGCGTATTTGGCATACGATGTTAGAATGCATGTACATTGGCTGTCACTCGGAAGGTATTTTACCAGGCGGATTAAATGTACGACGACGCGCTTTTGATATGCATCAGGGATTAATTGGCTTGGCTAATTATAACAATCCACAAGAATGGTTGGAAACCATCCGAAAAACAGAAGTTAAGTTTCGACAAATATTGAAATGGGTTTCTTGTTTTGCTTTGGCTGTCAATGAAGTAAATGCAGCATTAGGAAGAGTTGTAACCGCGCCAACCAACGGAAGTGCGGGTGTAATTCCATCTGTTTTAATGTATTATTTAGTTATCGAAAATCATCAGGCCGGAGAAAAAGAAATCAAGCAATTCCTTATGGTTGCCGGAGAAATAGGAAGCATTTTCAAAAAAGGCTCAACTATTTCCGCAGCTATGGGCGGTTGCCAGGCAGAAATTGGTGTATCGTCAGCTATGGCCGCAGCAGCTTTGTGTGAAGTGATGGGTGGCACTCCTGACCAAGTATTGATGGCTGCCGAAATTGCCATGGAGCATCATCTTGGAATGACTTGTGATCCAATCGGTGGTTTGGTTCAGATTCCGTGTATTGAACGCAATACTATGGGTGCAATCAAAGCCATCAACGCAGCGGAATTGGCTATGGAAACCGATGCTAAAAATGCTAAAGTTCCGTTAGACAAAGTCATCGAAACCATGTGGAAAACTGCCAAAGACATGAATTCCAAATACAAAGAAACCTCCGAAGGAGGTTTAGCTGTAGCGGTAAATATGGCGGATTGTTAAGCTATAATCTGAAATTAACAGCCAAAGTTATTCTGTGTTCTTTTTTCATTAATTCAGCTGCCCAAGGCGTTGTGCCTTCCGGGCCGTTGACATAACCGCTTGGCGAAGTGGTACCACCGGAAGAAGTAAAATATGGAACCGAAGCAGAACGATAACCATATTCCAATCGAAACGTTACATAATCACTTGGCATTACATCAAAAGTAGACGTAAACTGGAATAATCTCAACTTCTCGTTATTGGCTATAGCCAAATCAAAATTATTGGGAACATCACCCGAAACAGCTGGAGTAAAAGCTAAATAAGGTGATACATTCACACTGTTCACCACCGATTGATTGGTTAGATAATCTCCACGTAGGGTTAGCGCCAATTTGTTTTGATGAAACCAAATTCTATTCGCAATCGAAGTACCAATCATAAAGTTTTCCGAGGCTTTTACCTTATCATTAGTTTCATTATTGCTTTGAAAACCATAATGGGAATTGATACTAAAAGCAGCTTGCGAAATACCTTTAGCCTTTGGATTTTTATAATAACGAGCTACAATGCTATTGTCATGATGAAAGCGTTTGCGATTAGATTGATTGCCAAATTCGTCAGGGTTTTGGGTATCTTTTCCGAAATAAAAATTGGCCACCAATTGTAAGTTTTCATTCGGACGATAATAATTGGAACTACCTATTCCCAAGCCATTGCTTGAACTATTATAGGTTTGCCAGCCGTTGAGCAGCCACAATTCGGTTTTAAATTTTTGAGACGGATACAATTGAACTCTTGCACCTGAGAAATAAAAAGGCGTAAAATCACAAACCATACTTCGTTGGTAACTCCAATTTTCCTGCGTGATGTAACTCTCGAGACCTATATAACTCATAAAGATTCCCATTTCGACATTCAAACCATACAACATATCAAAGTGATAACCGGCTGCTGCTTCTCGAATGTATTTCAGATTATTGATGCTCGTATTTCTACCGTGATTTACCGAACCATCTGAATCCTGAACAATCGAACCCATTTGTCCGTATTGCAGCCAAAGACGCCCTATGACGTTCTTATAATTGGTTTCCACACCAATGCTGGCAAGATTTACCGTGAACTCATTGTGTCGACCAATCGTGGAAGAAATGGTTTGGGTATTGTCAATCGGATTGGCGAAATTATAATTGTAATAAGTGTCCAAATAAGCAACACCGGTAAATATGGTTTCTTCTTTGTCTTTAAGCGTTAGCGGGAAATGCTTTTGGCGATTCTGACCGTTTATCCAAGTCAAATCCATGCCATCAAAAGGAATCTTGGAAGTTATGGTGTCATTTTGCGCAAAGCAATTTAGAGCGGTTAAAGCGGTTACGGCAATTATAATATTTTTCATTTTATTTTCTGCATAATTCTAAATTAGTCACGGGAGAATACACCATTGGATATTCTTCAATTTTTACATCACTTCGGTCTAAGCCAAAAGCTTTTTCGTCAGAGAGCGATAGTTTTTTGAGCCAGAAATAGGAAGTTAATAACCAACCTTCTTTCAAAGCAAATTCGTTCTCGACAGAGATGAATTTCTCAATAATGACAAACTTATAATCGGGTTCAGCATTGTATTTTGTTGAACCATCAGGTCGGATATGTAAATTCAATTCCTTGCGTTCCACCAATTCCTGAACTATTTTCTTGAAATACAATTCAACTTTTGGCTGCACACGAAATCCTAAATTTAGCACCACTTTAATTACTTTGTCATCCAGCAATTCAATGACTTCATAATTAAGCGTAAAAGGTTCATTGGTTCTGTTGATATGAAGAAACCAATACACATCGGCACGTTTAGGTTTTTTGGCAAATATGGATTTGATAATCTTCTCCTCTATTTCGTATGTTTTATTTGCTTTGGATAAGAAAATTAAATGAGTGGCATATTTCGGGATAGCATCATCTTTACTCAACTCGTTTAACTTGGGTGTCAGTTCAAATAAGTTGACAAACTTCAGAAAACGATTGTTGATTTTTCGGGAATAATACCACACATACATCACCATAAAAATGAACAGCTCGAAGAACAGAAACATCCATCGTTCTTTGATTTTAACAATATTGGCCACAAAAAAGGAAACTTCAATGACTGAGAAAACCATGAGCATTAGGATTACCCAACTCATTTTTACTTTTTTGATAAAAATCAAATAGTAAGACAATAAAACTGTTGTCATCAACATGGCAATAGTGATAGAAAAACCATAAGCGGCTTCCATGTGCGCGGAGTTTTTGAAGTATAAAATCATTAGAATGCAGCCTATCCAAAGTATCGTATTGACCGATGGAATGTAGATTTGTCCTTTTAAATTCGTTGGATTTTTCAGTGCGACTCTTGGCCAAAAGTTCAAAGAAATGGCTTCGTTAATCAAAGTAAACGAACCGCTAATCAAAGCTTGAGAAGCAATAATCGCTGCCAAAGTGGCTATAACAATTCCGATGAGTAAAAACCATTGTGGCATAATCGAATAAAACGGATTTTGTCCGTTTAGGAATTCGTTTCCTTGGTGCATCAACCACGCTCCTTGTCCTAAATAATTAACAACCAATGCTATTTTAACAAAAACCCAAGTGATTCTGATATTCTCTTTCCCGCAATGACCAAGGTCAGAATACAATGCTTCTGCACCGGTTGTACAAAGAAATACAGCGCCTAGCAACCAAAACCCATGAGGATATTCCACAAGCAAACGGTAAGCATAAACCGGATTAAGTGCTTTCAAAATATCAGGATGATGGATGATTTGTAATAATCCTAAAACCATCAGCATTGTAAACCAAACGACCATCGCCGGTCCGAAAATGGAACCTACTCTTTGGGTGCCAAACCGTTGGAAAACAAACAAGCCTGAGAGAATAGCGATTACAATTGGTATTGTTGGCAAATTGGGTACAATGGTTTCCAAGCCTTCAACTGCTGATGCCACTGAAATTGGCGGCGTTATAATTCCGTCTGCCAAAAGTGTCGTTGCTCCGAGAATAGTTGGAATCACTAATTTTCCTTTGCCAAATCTTTTTACTAAAGCGTATAACGAAAACACACCACCTTCACCATGATTGTCTGCAGAAAGTGTCAACAGTACATATTTTATAGTGGTTTGAAATGTCAATGTCCAAAAGACACAGGAAATGCCACCGTAGACTAATAATTCGGTTATGCTTCTATCACCAATGATGGATTTCATTACGTATAACGGACTGGTTCCGATATCGCCATAAATGATTCCGAGTGCGACTAAGAGCGAAGCTGCGGTAATTTTTTGTTTTACAGTTGTATTCATTTTATTATTGATTTTTAGTTAAATTTAGGCATGCGAATGCCTGGGCGAAGACCAAAAGTGGTTTTCACAAAATGTGTTTTTAGATGATTTTGATTAAATTAATTAGCCGGAATTAAAGCGATAACCTACACCCGATTCGGTAACAATGAATTTCGGACGGTTGGCATCTTCTTCAATTTTTTTGCGGAGCTGTGCTACAAAGACCCTTAGGTATTGCGTTTGGTCTGCATAGCTTTGGCCCCAGATTTCCTTTAAAATATATTGATGCGTTAATACACGACCATCGTTTCTGATTAATAATGTCAACAGATTATATTCTGTTGCTGTGAGTTTGATAATTTCATTAGCTACTTTTACAATACGCGAAGCTAAATCTACTGAACAGTTTCCAAATGAAATGGTCAGTTCATTGTTCACGCTTGTTTTATTTCGTAAAGCTGTTCTGATTCGGGCTAATAATTCCTGAGTACGGAATGGCTTTGTCAGATAATCATTGGCACCGCTGTCTAATGCTTTTACGATTTCTTCCTCAGTACTTTTTACCGATAAAATAATAATCGGATGCTGATACCATTCACGCAGTTTTTTCAGAATCACCTGTCCGTCTTCATCAGGCAAACCCAAATCCAATAGTATCAAATCAGGCTGATGACTAGCCGACATTGTAATGCCTTCTTTTCCGTTAACCGCAAATAGCAGTTTATATCCATTAGCTTCAAGAGTGATTTCCAAAAGCTTTCTGATTTGACTTTCGTCATCAATGACCAATATGGAGAAATTATTACTCATTTTCTACAGTATTTGTTGGTAAGCAATCGACAGCAAAAACCATTTCAAAAACAGCTCCGCCTTCTTCGGCATTGCTTAATTTTATAGTTCCATTCTGGACTTCCACAAAACCTTTTACAATAGAAAGCCCTAAACCTGTTCCA is part of the Flavobacterium sangjuense genome and harbors:
- a CDS encoding L-serine ammonia-lyase — protein: MEECISVFDMLKIGVGPSSSHTLGPWRAAERFLSELQTENILDKVTRVKVDLYGSLSLTGKGHATDLAIMLGLSGQDPEYIPVQDIDGIIKNIETKNEINLANKIVIPFYFLQDIVFNKNFLPFHANGLTFSAYLNDDKEYVSTFYSIGGGFVVKEERVNAKKKMEIKCAFPFPIQNAEELLQYTITQNKSISEIVYENEKSMRPEAEIHHELMRIWHTMLECMYIGCHSEGILPGGLNVRRRAFDMHQGLIGLANYNNPQEWLETIRKTEVKFRQILKWVSCFALAVNEVNAALGRVVTAPTNGSAGVIPSVLMYYLVIENHQAGEKEIKQFLMVAGEIGSIFKKGSTISAAMGGCQAEIGVSSAMAAAALCEVMGGTPDQVLMAAEIAMEHHLGMTCDPIGGLVQIPCIERNTMGAIKAINAAELAMETDAKNAKVPLDKVIETMWKTAKDMNSKYKETSEGGLAVAVNMADC
- a CDS encoding KUP/HAK/KT family potassium transporter — translated: MNTTVKQKITAASLLVALGIIYGDIGTSPLYVMKSIIGDRSITELLVYGGISCVFWTLTFQTTIKYVLLTLSADNHGEGGVFSLYALVKRFGKGKLVIPTILGATTLLADGIITPPISVASAVEGLETIVPNLPTIPIVIAILSGLFVFQRFGTQRVGSIFGPAMVVWFTMLMVLGLLQIIHHPDILKALNPVYAYRLLVEYPHGFWLLGAVFLCTTGAEALYSDLGHCGKENIRITWVFVKIALVVNYLGQGAWLMHQGNEFLNGQNPFYSIMPQWFLLIGIVIATLAAIIASQALISGSFTLINEAISLNFWPRVALKNPTNLKGQIYIPSVNTILWIGCILMILYFKNSAHMEAAYGFSITIAMLMTTVLLSYYLIFIKKVKMSWVILMLMVFSVIEVSFFVANIVKIKERWMFLFFELFIFMVMYVWYYSRKINNRFLKFVNLFELTPKLNELSKDDAIPKYATHLIFLSKANKTYEIEEKIIKSIFAKKPKRADVYWFLHINRTNEPFTLNYEVIELLDDKVIKVVLNLGFRVQPKVELYFKKIVQELVERKELNLHIRPDGSTKYNAEPDYKFVIIEKFISVENEFALKEGWLLTSYFWLKKLSLSDEKAFGLDRSDVKIEEYPMVYSPVTNLELCRK
- a CDS encoding outer membrane beta-barrel protein; protein product: MKNIIIAVTALTALNCFAQNDTITSKIPFDGMDLTWINGQNRQKHFPLTLKDKEETIFTGVAYLDTYYNYNFANPIDNTQTISSTIGRHNEFTVNLASIGVETNYKNVIGRLWLQYGQMGSIVQDSDGSVNHGRNTSINNLKYIREAAAGYHFDMLYGLNVEMGIFMSYIGLESYITQENWSYQRSMVCDFTPFYFSGARVQLYPSQKFKTELWLLNGWQTYNSSSNGLGIGSSNYYRPNENLQLVANFYFGKDTQNPDEFGNQSNRKRFHHDNSIVARYYKNPKAKGISQAAFSINSHYGFQSNNETNDKVKASENFMIGTSIANRIWFHQNKLALTLRGDYLTNQSVVNSVNVSPYLAFTPAVSGDVPNNFDLAIANNEKLRLFQFTSTFDVMPSDYVTFRLEYGYRSASVPYFTSSGGTTSPSGYVNGPEGTTPWAAELMKKEHRITLAVNFRL
- a CDS encoding response regulator; amino-acid sequence: MSNNFSILVIDDESQIRKLLEITLEANGYKLLFAVNGKEGITMSASHQPDLILLDLGLPDEDGQVILKKLREWYQHPIIILSVKSTEEEIVKALDSGANDYLTKPFRTQELLARIRTALRNKTSVNNELTISFGNCSVDLASRIVKVANEIIKLTATEYNLLTLLIRNDGRVLTHQYILKEIWGQSYADQTQYLRVFVAQLRKKIEEDANRPKFIVTESGVGYRFNSG